In Castanea sativa cultivar Marrone di Chiusa Pesio chromosome 6, ASM4071231v1, a single window of DNA contains:
- the LOC142641460 gene encoding uncharacterized protein LOC142641460, which translates to MGVSSKWLSLSLLVLWIVLHLSALSTLGDDKLDKTRFHDDDDSRFGGRRRCGGGIGGGGGFGGGRGGGIGGGGGHGGGFGAGGGVGGGAGGGVGGGGGFGGGGGGGVGGGSGQGGGFGAGGGVGGGAGGGIGGGGGGGAGGGGGGGLGGGSGHGGGFGAGGGLGGGIGGGAGGGGGGGGGGGGGGIGGGWGHGGGFGAGVGVGGGADGGVGGG; encoded by the coding sequence ATGGGTGTCTCTTCGAAATGGCTCTCTTTGAGTCTTCTTGTCCTATGGATTGTCCTCCATTTAAGTGCACTGAGTACTCTTGGAGATGACAAGCTTGACAAAACTAGATTCCATGATGATGACGATAGTCGATTTGGAGGCCGACGGAGATGTGGTGGAGGAATTGGTGGGGGAGGTGGTTTTGGTGGAGGTAGAGGTGGTGGCATTGGAGGTGGAGGAGGTCATGGTGGAGGCTTTGGAGCTGGGGGTGGTGTTGGTGGTGGAGCTGGAGGGGGTGTAGGAGGTGGTGGTGGCtttggtggtggaggaggaggtggtgttGGAGGTGGGTCAGGTCAAGGAGGAGGTTTTGGAGCTGGGGGAGGTGTAGGTGGTGGAGCTGGAGGAGGCATtggaggtggtggtgggggAGGAGCAGGAGGAGGTGGAGGCGGTGGACTTGGTGGTGGTTCAGGGCATGGTGGAGGCTTTGGAGCTGGAGGTGGACTAGGTGGTGGTATTGGTGGAGGTgcaggaggaggaggtggtggtggtggtggaggtggaggtggaggtatTGGTGGAGGATGGGGCcatggtggtgggtttggtgCAGGTGTTGGTGTAGGAGGTGGAGCTGATGGGGGTGTTGGAGGTGGATGA